A section of the Melopsittacus undulatus isolate bMelUnd1 chromosome 3, bMelUnd1.mat.Z, whole genome shotgun sequence genome encodes:
- the MRPL2 gene encoding large ribosomal subunit protein uL2m gives MPRSAPTAPGSSCVGPARIRSEAADPPPHGPRAAAVPVSGCPGPAAQGDRPQRPRPGERPSPGRHNPARPTCSALSLGDGGGRSPGLSPGRSPGAGREPSPTAPGPQPRSPFKSNMAAGPAPPASPGAAPLRRGACAVAAVMAAGLCRAFGALLLSAARPRAPPPGPVPQLPAAALAAACRALSGSAPCCTRDPMWKCRVKYTVRPLAVKRTGGRDHTGRIRVRGIGGGHKRRYRMIDFQRLRYEEGAPAQPFTEKVINVRPDPCRSADIALVAGGNRKRWIIATENMQKGDIIKNSSHIGRMAVSANEGDAYPLGALPVGTLICNLESHPGKGAQYIRAAGTCGVLLRKVNGTAIVQLPSKRHMQVLETCVATVGRVSNVDHNKRVIGKAGRNRWLGKRPHTGLWHRKSGWAGRKIRPIPPMKSYVNLPRVTAQK, from the exons ATGCCCCGCTCCGCTCCCACCGCCCCGGGGAGCTCCTGTGTGGGGCCGGCCCGAATCCGCTCCGAGGCGGCCGACCCCCCTCCCCACGGGCCCCGCGCAGCCGCCGTGCCGGTCAGTGGGTGTCCCGGGCCCGCTGCTCAGGGAGACCGACCGCAACGCCCGCGGCCGGGAGAACGACCGAGTCCCGGGCGCCACAACCCCGCCCGCCCAACCTGCTCGGCGCTCAGTCTCGGTGACGGCGGCGGTCGCAGTCCCGGTCTCAGTCCCGGTCGCAGTCCCGGGGCGGGGCGAGAGCCCAGCCCGACAGCACCCGGCCCTCAGCCGCGCAGCCCCTTTAAATCCAACATggccgccggccccgccccgccggcCTCCCCCGGTGCCGCCCCGCTCCGCCGCGGCGCATGCGCAGTGGCGGCAGTGATGGCGGCCGGGCTGTGCCGTGCCTTCGGGGCGCTGCTGCTGTCGGCCGCCCGGCCCCGCGCCCCCCCGCCGGGGCCGGTGCCCCAGCTGCCGGCGGCAGCGCTGGCGGCCGCTTGCCGAGCGCTGAGCGGCTCCGCTCCGTGCTGCACCAGGGACCCCATGTGGAAGTGCCGGGTCAAGTACACTGTGCGCCCCTTGGCCGTGAAGAGGACCGGCGGGCGCGACCACACAG GCCGGATCCGTGTGCGGGGCATCGGCGGGGGACACAAGCGGCGGTACCGAATGATCGACTTCCAGCGGCTGCGCTACGAGGAGGGCGCCCCGGCACAGCCCTTCACCGAGAAGGTCATCAACGTCCGACCCGACCCTTGCAG GTCGGCAGACATAGCCCTGGTAGCCGGCGGCAATCGGAAGCGCTGGATCATTGCCACGGAGAACATGCAGAAAGGGGACATCATCAAGAACTCCTCTCACATCGGCAGGATGGCAG tgtCAGCCAACGAAGGGGACGCCTACCCGCTGGGGGCTCTGCCTGTCGGCACGCTGATCTGCAACCTGGAGAGCCACCCTGGGAAGGGAGCACAGTACATCCGGGCAGCCG GGACTTGTGGGGTGCTGCTGAGGAAAGTGAATGGGACTGCCATCGTGCAGCTGCCTTCGAAGAGGCACATGCAG GTGCTGGAGACCTGCGTGGCCACAGTGGGACGTGTGTCCAATGTCGACCACAACAAGCGAGTGATCGGGAAGGCAGGACGGAACCGCTGGCTGGGCAAGCGCCCGCACACAGGCTTGTGGCATCGCAAAAGTGGCTGGGCCGGGCGCAAGATCAGACCTATCCCGCCCATGAAGAGCTACGTCAACCTGCCGCGGGTCACGGCACAGAAGTGA